The genomic interval GTGGAACGGTTTTCATCCACATTCATCTTGGCCACTTTGAGCCTGCCCTTGTACTTTTTGGCCACCGCTTCAACCGCCGGAGCAACCATGTGGCACGGACCACACCAGGGAGCCCAGAAGTCAACGAGAGCGGGAATGTCAGACTTGAGGATCTCCCTTTCGAAATCCCCATCCGTGATATGAAGCTGAACCTCTTCTTCCATGAAAATCCCCCTTTCTTCTATTTCTCGCCTTTCACGGCATATCTCCACAGTTTACCACGACGGAACCCCTCGATTCCAGCACCCGGGGGGCCGAACAGTCACTGGTCGAGAATCCTGTCAGGGACGAGACCCTTCAGGTGGGGAAACGAATCCCTGGCATGGGGTATGTGCAGGGCGGCGACGAACTCATCCTGGAACCCCTCTTCGATGGTGAGTTCGATGTACTCCACCTGGCGGGCCACCCTGTCGGCCTCCCTTCTCTTCCCCTTGTCGAGGAGGGCTATTCTCGCTCCGTCCCCGGCTGCATTTCCAACAGAGCTGATCCGGGAGGGAGAGATGTCGGGCAGCATCCCGATGATCAGGGCCTCCTCCCTGTCAACATATGTACCGAAGGCTCCGGCAATCACCACCCGATCGATCCTGTCCACACCCAGACGGCGCATCATCAGCTTGGCCCCTGCGTAGATCGCAGCCTTTGCGAGCTGGATCTGCCGGATGTCGCCCTGAGTGATCGCGATATCCCTGCCGATGGAGGTCTCATTGCTCCAGGCAATGACGAATTCAGGCATCCCGTCCCTGTTCTCCCGGAGCCTCGGAGTCTTGACCTCCCTGTTGAAGGCGCCGCTCTTCCGGACGATTCCGGTCCTGTAGAGCTCACCCAGCACGTCGAGAATCCCGGATCCGCAGATACCCTTTGTTCCCATCTCCTCCGGCTCGGAGAACAGGCTCCAGGTCTCCCTCCCTATCACCTTGTAGTTGACTTCAAAGTTCTCAGGGTCGATCCTCACCCGCTCGATGGCTCCTGGCGCCGCCCTCATCCCAAAGGTGATCTGAGCCCCTTCGAGGGCCGGGCCCGTGGCACAGGAAGCAGAGACCATTCTCCTGCGGTTTCCGAGGATGAGTTCCCCGTTGGTCCCGATATCGATTATCAGGCGGATCTTTTCCTTCCGGTAGGGCTCTTCACAGATGAGGACTCCCACGTTGTCCGCTCCCACGAAACCGGCCTCTATCGGCAGCACGTGAACATAGGAGGACCGGTTGATTTCGATTCCCAGGTCTCTGGCCTTGATGTCAACGGAACTGTGTATGGCCGGGACAAAGGGGGAGGCCCCGATGTGCCTGGGCTCTATCCCCAGGAGGATATGATGCATGGCCGTGTTTCCCACAAGACTCATGTCGAGGATATCTTCCCGGTCTATTCCGAGCCTCGCAACCGTCCGCTCGATCATCTCGTTCAGGCCTTTGATGATGAGGCTGCTCATCTCCTGGAGCCCACCTTCAGGATGGGTCGTTGCATAGGTGATCCGGGCCATCACATCCTCGCCAAAGGTCACCTGGGGATTCATCATCGATTCGGTGGCCGCCACCTTCCCCGTGCTCAGGCTGCACAGATAGGCCGCCACCGTGGTGGTCCCCACATCGACAGCCATTCCCCAGCTCTCCTCGAGACGTCCGGGCAGTACCCGGATAATCTCCCGATCGTTCCAGACGGCGGCCGTCACCTTCCAACCGGCCTTCCGGACGATATCCGGAAGGCCCGCAAGAGCCGGATAATCGATGACGAGGCCTTTCAGACCGTGCTCCTGATTGAGCCTTTCGGCAAGCCGCTCGAAGTCACCCACGGGGTCATCAAGACTGGGTCTCGGGAGTTCCACATAGTAGAGTCTCACGGCCGGGTCGTGCTTGATCTTGATATCCCTGGCTGTCTTGCGTATGACCTGTTCGACGGCCCTGCTCTCTTCCGGCACAAAGGCAAGAACATCCCCCCTGACCCTTGCCGCACAAGCCAGCCGAAAGCCCTCCTTTCTGGCCCGGCCGTCGATGAATCTCTCTTCCGATGCCTGCCATTCAGACAGATGGGACATCCCGGATGTGATACCGAGTCTCTCGAAACGCCCTTCCTCCACTTTCACCCTGCATTTGCCGCAGCGCTGCGTGCCGCCGCAGACCGATTCAATATCCACGCCCAGTTCCCTCGAAGCCTCAAGCAGGGTCTTCCCCTCCTCCACCTCCCCCCGTCTGCCCGAGGGCTGAAACACGACTCTGAATTTTCTCGATTCCACTCCCTTGCCTCCTCGAATCTGTAGTTCCGACCATCCTCTCCGGGCTTCACAGAGAGGCCCGGTGCCTCGAAAAATACCTGAAAGCCGCTATCATCCGGCTCCCATACCAGGAAAAGTACTCTCCATCGACAATCCGGATATTCACCTTCCCTGCGTATTCGGCATCGACCCCGCCGAGCAGTGACCGGAGAAGGTCCGCGTGCCTCCTCCTGAAGGGAAACGGCTCGGTCGATAGGAACACGGCATCCGGCCTGAGCCGTGCCAGATCCTCGATGGTCACGGCCGGATAGCCCCCCCTCCTCTCCCGGCCCGGACCCGAAATCGGGGGGCGATCGGCCACGTTCTCGTAACCTAGAATCCTTATTATATCCCCGATATAAGTCTCCCCCCCTGCAACAATCCAGGGATCCTGCCACACCACGTAAGCCACGGTCCCGCGGCCTTCTCCGCGGATCCTCGCCATGGACGCCCGCACGCTCTCGATCAACCGCCGTGCCCGCCCCCGGGCATGGAAGAGGCGGCCGAGCCGGGCCACATCTCCGAGAGCCTCGTCCACGCTTCGGGGTCCTGTTACGAAGACCCGGGAGGCCGGCCAGTGCCCGTCCATCTCCTCCACATCCTCTTTTCGGTTCTCCTCCCTGTCTGCGATGATCAGGTCCGGATCGAGCTCAAATATCCGTTCTAGGTTCGGATCCCTGGGCCCGCCCACCGTCTCAACACCCTCCACCCTGCCCCTGGGATGGATGCAGTAGTCGGTCCGGCCGGCGATCTCCTCCCGGCTCAGCCCGAAGTAGAAGAGAGTCTCTGTCCAACTCGGTACCAGGGATACTACTGAGAAGGGTTTCTCAAGGGGTTGAAAAGAGAAGCCACGGATATCGACGATCCCTTCCCCTCCGGTCCTCAACCTTCCGGCCCTCTGAGAATCTCCGCCATGGCCTCCAGGGCCGAACCGGCCATCTCGCGGTATTCCAGGCCCCGCTCCCTCAAGGCATCCCTCATATTCTCACCGAATCTCCCGCCCACCACAACACCGACCCCCCTGTCGGCCAGCATCTTGGCGACGGCAAAACCGGCTCCACCGCCCCCACGGCTGAAGGGATTCGCCACCACCTCGACAAGGCCGCCCCCTTCCCCGAAAATCAGATAGAACCTCGCCCTGCCGGGCCTCGGGCTTATCTGGCTCTTCGCGTCCCGGCCGATCGCCGCTACGGCGACTTTCACTGGTGCCCTCCCTGGACCACCTTGCCGACGACGACCCCGTTGATTACGGAAAAGACAACCATATAGATCGACAGGACGAGGGTGAAGGGCCATCCGAAATAGTATACCATCATCGGCAGGAGGGGTATCTTGATGGACCGGTTGTAGAGAAAGGCCGCAATGAGGGATTCCTTCATTCCCCTCTCTTTCAGGTCGCTGAGCAGGGGGTACCACATGTAGATCGGGCCCGAAGAGACGATGCCCCCTGAAATCGCCAGAAGCCATCCCTTGAGGCCGGACTGCCTGCCGAGGAGCCTGCCGATCTTTTCAGGATCGAGGACGAGGTGGACGACAAACATCATACCGAAAACCAGCACCAGCAGAGGGGCGATCCTGACGACGAGTCTTCCAAGGGCCACCAGGACATGCCCCAGGAGTGCAGGGTTCACGAAACCGAGAACCGCGTAGCAGGCAACGGCAGACAGGAGAAAGACCGTGCCCCCGCCGATTTTTTCTCCCACAGGACCGGTCATAACCACCCCAGTGTAAGAACCGTGCAGACCGCAATGATCACCGAAGCGCCGTAGGCAACCAGGTTTCGCACGAGGGCGAACCTCCTGCCCAACATGAACGCTTCGGCCGGAAGCTGGACGACCCCCACGGTCATCCAGGCCACGATAAAGGCCGTTACGGCAAGCATGCTGATACCCTGGAGTCTGAGCTCCCCCCCTATCACGTAACTCGTCAGAGGGTTGCCTGCCGCGACGCTACCCACGGTGGCCCCTATCAAGGGATCCAGGATCCGATCCCCCGTAAAAATCCTCCCGTAGAGGTCCCTTGGAACCAGGGTGAAGACCAGAGCAAGAAACATCAAGACGCCGAGCAGAATCGGAGCGCTTCTCTTGAGACTCCGGATGGTTCTCGTGAAGGCCTGCTTTTTCCTCTTTGAAATCATGATGATCCCCGCTCAGGCAAGACCAGACTCGCCAGGATCTCCGAGATATCCATCACCCTCATCCCGCCCTCGGTACCTTCGGCCTTGGCCGCGTCATCGAGCAT from Deltaproteobacteria bacterium carries:
- the trxA gene encoding thioredoxin, whose protein sequence is MEEEVQLHITDGDFEREILKSDIPALVDFWAPWCGPCHMVAPAVEAVAKKYKGRLKVAKMNVDENRSTPGRYGIMSIPTLIVFKDGKIVEQIVGAVPQSRLEEAVEKAL
- a CDS encoding DUF4445 domain-containing protein, which codes for MESRKFRVVFQPSGRRGEVEEGKTLLEASRELGVDIESVCGGTQRCGKCRVKVEEGRFERLGITSGMSHLSEWQASEERFIDGRARKEGFRLACAARVRGDVLAFVPEESRAVEQVIRKTARDIKIKHDPAVRLYYVELPRPSLDDPVGDFERLAERLNQEHGLKGLVIDYPALAGLPDIVRKAGWKVTAAVWNDREIIRVLPGRLEESWGMAVDVGTTTVAAYLCSLSTGKVAATESMMNPQVTFGEDVMARITYATTHPEGGLQEMSSLIIKGLNEMIERTVARLGIDREDILDMSLVGNTAMHHILLGIEPRHIGASPFVPAIHSSVDIKARDLGIEINRSSYVHVLPIEAGFVGADNVGVLICEEPYRKEKIRLIIDIGTNGELILGNRRRMVSASCATGPALEGAQITFGMRAAPGAIERVRIDPENFEVNYKVIGRETWSLFSEPEEMGTKGICGSGILDVLGELYRTGIVRKSGAFNREVKTPRLRENRDGMPEFVIAWSNETSIGRDIAITQGDIRQIQLAKAAIYAGAKLMMRRLGVDRIDRVVIAGAFGTYVDREEALIIGMLPDISPSRISSVGNAAGDGARIALLDKGKRREADRVARQVEYIELTIEEGFQDEFVAALHIPHARDSFPHLKGLVPDRILDQ
- a CDS encoding ABC transporter substrate-binding protein — translated: MRTGGEGIVDIRGFSFQPLEKPFSVVSLVPSWTETLFYFGLSREEIAGRTDYCIHPRGRVEGVETVGGPRDPNLERIFELDPDLIIADREENRKEDVEEMDGHWPASRVFVTGPRSVDEALGDVARLGRLFHARGRARRLIESVRASMARIRGEGRGTVAYVVWQDPWIVAGGETYIGDIIRILGYENVADRPPISGPGRERRGGYPAVTIEDLARLRPDAVFLSTEPFPFRRRHADLLRSLLGGVDAEYAGKVNIRIVDGEYFSWYGSRMIAAFRYFSRHRASL
- a CDS encoding permease, whose protein sequence is MTGPVGEKIGGGTVFLLSAVACYAVLGFVNPALLGHVLVALGRLVVRIAPLLVLVFGMMFVVHLVLDPEKIGRLLGRQSGLKGWLLAISGGIVSSGPIYMWYPLLSDLKERGMKESLIAAFLYNRSIKIPLLPMMVYYFGWPFTLVLSIYMVVFSVINGVVVGKVVQGGHQ